The nucleotide window TGGTTAAGAAGAAGTCACCCTACTTGCGGACGTAAGTCAAGTCGCCCATGTCGATTACCAAAGAAAAGAAGAACGATGCCATCCAAGATTTCAAACGTGGTGGCGAGGACACGGGTTCCCCGGAAGTTCAGATTGCGATTTTAACCAGTCGCATCAACAGCCTGACGGAGCACATGAAGAAGCACCACAAGGACTACGCGACGCGTCGCGGGTTGCTTGCCATGGTGAGCCGACGTCGCCGCTTGCTCGATTATCTGAAGCGGCACGATCCCCAGAAATATCTCGATATGCTGGCACGGCTTGGTATTCGTAAGTAGCGAATTGCTGCTGCGGCCTGGTCGAAGGAGGTTCGTACCTGAATGGGCGAGCCTCATAAACTGGCAATGGAATTAGCCTGAAGACGCGCGCCCTAGGGGCTATTGCGCGTCTTTACCACGCTTCGCCGGCGATGGAAAAGATTGGCTGGCTTGGCACCCTTACGAGGTTCCGCTCTGTTAATGATTGTGCGGTGGGCCTCAACCTTATATTGAACCAAGCACTGGATGTTCCAATTGGCCGGGCCTCTCTCTCCTCCAGGCCCGCACCTTCTTGGCGAAAGCCCTCTAGGAAAGCTTCTGGTGCGCTGTGTAGGACGGAAAAAGTGGAAGTAATTCGTGTAGAGAAGCAGATTGGCAATGCAACCTTATCCCTCGAAACCGGCTTTCTAGCCAAGCAAGCCCACGGGGCTGTGCTCGTACAATATGGCGAAACTGTTGTCTTCGTCGCCACCGTCTCTGGCCCGTCTCGGCCTGGGACTGACTTCTTTCCTTTGACCTGTGATTACCGCGAACGAACCGCTGCTGCGGGTAAGTTCCCTGGTGGTTTCATCAAGCGAGAAGGTCGCCCAACGACCAAGGAAATTCTTTCGTCACGTCTGATGGATCGCCCGATTCGTCCTATGTTCCCTAAGGGATACCACGACGAAGTTCAGATTCAGGCCAGTGTTGTGGCCAGCGATCGGATGTACGACGGTGACGTGCTCGCCATGAATGGTGCCTCGGCCGCTTTGTGCATCTCGCACTTGCCGTTCCAGGGTCCTTTGGCTGCCGTTCGTGTCGGTCGCGTCGATGGCGAAATCGTTGCTTTCCCCACCTTTGAACAGTTGGAGCAAAGCGACCTCGACCTGATCATCTCGGGCAACAAAGAATCGGTTTTGATGATCGAAGGTTTCTCGCGGGAAATGCCCGAAGACGAGATGGCCGATGCGATCATGAAGGCCCACGAAGTGGTCAAGGAAATCTGCGACCTGCAAGCCGAACTGACCGCGAAGGTCGGTAAAGCGAAGATGGAGTACCCCGAGCCAGACGATGGCGGCCTCTATCAGAAGCTGACCGACACTTGCTACGCCGACCTGAAAGCTGCTAAGCAGACGACCGGCAAGCAAGATCGCGCCGACAAGGTTCGCGAACTGAAGACCAAGGTCAAGGAAGAACTGATTCCTGATCCGCAAGCCGAAGGTGCGTTCGACGAAAGTCTGTTCGGCACGGCTTGGCACGATCTGGAAGAACGCGTTGTGCGTGACCTGATCCTCAGCGGTACCCGTACCGACGGCCGCGACGCCAAGAGCTTGCGTGCGATCGAATGCAAGGTCGACGTTCTGCCACGCGTTCACGGTTCGGCTGTCTTTCAGCGTGGGGAAACCCAATCGCTGATCACTGTCACCCTGGGTACCCCACGTGACGAACAACGCGTCGACGGCTTGATCGACGAGTACTCGAAGAAGTTCATGCTCGACTACAACTTCCCGAGCTTCTCGGTGGGTGAATGTCGTCCGATTCGTGGCCCAGGCCGACGTGAAATCGGTCATGGTGCATTGGCCGAACGTAGCGTGAACCCCGTACTGCCGTCGCCGGAAGACTTCCCGTACACGGTACGTGTGATCTCCGACATTCTCGAATCCAATGGTTCGAGCTCGATGGCTTCGGTCTGCGGTGCGACCCTCGCTCTGATGGCTGCTGGCGTGCCGATCACCAACCCAGTTGCCGGGATCTCGATCGGCCTGGTGAAGGAAGGCGACGACTACGTCCTGCTGACCGACATCTTGGGCGAAGAAGATCACCATGGCGACATGGACTTCAAAATCGCTGGTACCCAGAACGGGATCACCGGCATCCAGTTGGACCTCAAGATCAAAGGGATCAACGAGGACATCATCCGCAAGACGCTGGTTCAGGCCCGCGAAGCCCGTATCGAGATCCTGCGGAATATGCTGACCACCATCAGCCAACCTAAGGAAGAGACTTCGAAGTTCGCTCCTCGCATGATGCGAACCAAGATCAACCCCGAGAAGATCGGTTTGCTCATCGGCCCTGGCGGCAAGACCATTCGTGCCATCCAGGAAGAAACGGGCGCGACGCTCGACGTCGAAGACGACGGTACCGTGATTGTTGCCAGTGGTAACTTGGAATGGGCCGAAGCCGCCATGGCTCGCGTTCAGGCCATCACCGGTGAAGTCGAAGTCGGCAAGATCTACGAAGGCCGCGTCACTAGCGTGAAGGACTTCGGTGCCTTTGTCGAAATCTTGCCAGGCCGCGACGGCTTGTGCCACATCAGCGAACTGTCGACCGAATACGTTTCGGACGTCAACTCGGTGGTCAAGGTCGGCGACATCCTGGCCGTGAAGGTCTTGTTGGTCGACGAACACGACCGCGTCAAGCTGAGCCACAAAGCCACCCTGCCAGGCGGCGAAGCCCCAGCCGGCGACGGCGACGAAGAAATGGCTGCGGCCGGTTCACGTGACGGCGGCGGTCGAGGCCGTGACCGTGGCGACCGTGGTGGAGATCGCGGCGGTGACCGAGGTGGCCGTGGCGGCGATCGCGGTGGAGACCGAGGCGGTGACCGCGGACGACGACGTCCGCGTCGTGAAGACTAAGAGCTTCGAGCGACAGTTCTCTAAGTTCAGCAGATAATCGATCGCCCGGAGTGCAGCAGTGCTCCGGGCTTTTTCGTGAGATCAAAGATGGATCACCATTCTTCTCCCCACAATTCGTCCGAACCTTCTCGTGAAAAGTCGCGTGATCAGTACCTGGTTGACCAGTACAACGAGATTGCCCGGCTGGCTGGGTCACTGGCGCACGAGATCAAAACGCCGCTGTCGGTCATTCGGATGAATATGGAACTGCTGGCCGAGGATTTAGACGATCCGCAGACGCCTCAGCAGCGGCGGGCCAAGCAAAAGATTCAAACCGTGCAAGAGCAGTGCGAGCGGCTGCAAGGGCTGCTGAACGACTTTTTGCGGTTTGCACGGATCCGGGATTTGAATCTGCTGCCAGGCAACCTGAACGAGCAGATCGAGCGGGTACTGAGCTTCGTCGAGCCCCAGGCCGATCGGCAGGGGGTCGAGATCATTCGGTATCTTGATTCGGAACTTCCCAGCATCGACTTGGATGCCGAGCTGTTGTATTCGGCCCTCTTGAATCTGGTGGTCAACGCCATTCAGGCAATGCCGGACGGGGGCTCGCTGATGGTGCAAACCCGCGAGTTTCGCAATGGAGTGTTGCTGCGACTGGTCGATACCGGCTGCGGCATGAGCGACACGACAGCCATCCGGATGTTCGATCCGTTCTATTCGACCAAAGAAGGGGGCTCTGGCCTCGGCTTGCCACTGGCCAAGAAGATCATCGAAGCCCACCATTCGATTATCGACGTGCAAAGTGAACTGGGGCGTGGGACGCAATTTACACTGGAATTTCCCTTACCGAAGCGAATTGGACGTAAGCAAGATTCGCCGTAAACGTGGCATCGGTTCTAGAGGATTCCCCGCAACTTCGTTACGATGGTCAGCATGACAAGTGCGCCACAAAACCAGACCCAAGCCGATACGCTCGATGTCCAGCCGGACCAGTTCCGGGTGCTGGTCGTCGATAACGACAAGGCCCATGCGATGACCATGGCTGAGAGCCTGGAGCGGATCGGGTTTGTCTGCACGGTGGCGACCAGCGGGCCGGAAGGGGCCGAGAAGATCATGGCCGAGCCATTCGAGATTGTCGTGACCGATCTGGTCATGAACGACATCGACGGCATGGGCATCTTGCAGCTCACTAAGGAGCACCGTCCCAATTGCGAAGTGATCGTCGTCACCGGCCACGCGACCGTTTCGACGGCTGTCGAAGCCATGCAGAACGAGGCGCTCAATTTCCTGGAAAAGCCGCTCACACCGGACAAGCTTCGCGCGGCGACCTTGAAAGCGGCTCAGACGATCCAGCTGAAGCGACAGAACTCGGAATTGATGCGGCGGCTGGACGAAAAGTTCGGCTTCGAGGGGCTCATCTATTCCAGCAACAAGATGCGACAAGTCGTGCAGCGATTGCAGCGTATCGCCCCGACCGACGCCAGCGTGCTGATTCTCGGCGAAACCGGCACCGGCAAGGAAGTCGTCGCCCAGGCCATCCACCAAAACAGCCCTCGCAAGAAGAAGCCGTTCGTCCCGCTGAACTGCGCCGAGCTAAGCGAGCACCTGCTCGAGAGCGAACTGTTCGGCCACGCCAAAGGGGCGTACACCGATGCGGCCAGCGAACGGATCGGCCGGTTGGAATATGCCAATGGCGGCACGTTATTCCTGGACGAAATCGGCGACATGCCGTTGGCCACTCAGGTGAAGCTGCTGCGTGTGCTGGAGTCTGGCGAGATTACCCGCGTCGGCGAGAACAAGCCGGTTCGCATCAACGTGCGACTGCTTTCAGCGACCAATGCCAACTTGGAAACGGCGATTGCAGCCGGGACGTTTCGTTCCGATCTTTATCATCGTCTGCGGATTGTGACGGTTCAGTTGCCGCCGCTACGGGACCGCCCCGATGACATTTTGCCGCTGTTCGATCACTTCCTGAAATCGTTTTCTAAGAAGCACGACAAGAAGATTCGCGGGATCGATCGAACCGTGTTTCAGCGCTGTTTAGATTACGACTGGCCCGGCAACGTGCGGCAGCTGCGGAACTTCGCTGAGAGCATGGTCGTGCTTGATTTGGATGGCACGATCGGGCTCGATGACCTTCCGCCTGAGTTGATTCAGGAAGGGGACGACCTGGTCGCTCCGGTCGATCCCAATCCGGCCGTCTCGGCCAATGGCGAAATGCCCAGCATGGTGGGCCAGCCGATCAGTGAAGTCGAGAAGTGGCTGATAGGCGAAACGCTGAAAGCGACCAGCGGCAATCGCGAGGAAGCATCGAAAATGTTGGGCATTGGCGAACGAACCCTCTATCGCAAAATCAAAGAATACGGATTACGCGGCGACTGATCTCGTCTGGCAGAATCGAAGGGAGTAGGCAGCGGATGCCGAAGATTCAACAACTTTCTACAAGTGTCGTCAACAAGATCGCGGCAGGCGAAGTGATCGAGCGCCCAGCGAGCGCCGTCAAAGAGCTGATGGAGAACTCGCTCGACGCCGGGGCCACGCGGATTGACGTCACCATCGAGCACGGCGGGGCCGAGCTGATTCGCATTGCCGACGACGGCTGCGGGATCGCGCCCGAAGACATGGCGCTCACCATCGCTTCGCACGCTACCAGCAAAATCGGTAACGCCGACGATTTGTTTCATGTCCGCACGCTCGGCTTTCGCGGAGAAGCGCTCGCTTCGATCTCAGAGGTGAGCCACTTTCTGCTGCGGAGCCGGACCCACGATTCGGACTGCGGCAACGAGATGCTCGTGCATGGCGGAAGCGTCCAGGAAGCCCAGCCTTGTGGCTGCCCTCCGGGGACGATCATCGAGATCCGCAATCTGTTCTACAACACGCCGGTTCGCAAGAAGTTCCTGAAGACAACCCAAACCGAATTCGGGCATATCAGCGAAGCGTTCACACGGATGGCGTTGGCCTTTCCGCACGTCCATTTTTCGCTCAAGCATGGCACACGATTGGTGCACGACTTGCCTCCGTGCCAAGACTTGCGCGAGCGGATTCGCGTTTTCTTTGGGGAAGAGATCGCCGACCAACTGATTGAAGTCGAAAGCGAAAACGACCAGGTCACACTGTGTGGCTATGTCGGAAACCCACGCTTCAGTCGCAGTAATAACCGGATGCAGTATCTGTTTTTGAACGGACGTTTTATCAAGGATCGTGCGCTGCAGCATGCGTTGGGCGAAGCCTATCGAGGGCTGCTGCTGCATGGTCGTTATCCGATCTCTTTCCTGCGGATGTCGATGCCACCGGAGATGGTGGATGTGAACGTCCACCCAACCAAACTGGAAGTTCGTTTTCAGGACAGCGGGCGAATCTATAGCCAACTGCTGGGAACGCTGCGGACGAAGTTTCTTAGCTCGAATCTGGATGCGACCTATCGACCCTCCGGGGATGAATCGAATACGGTCCACGGCGAGTCGCAATCCTCCGAAGCACTGCGTGAGGAACTGGTCGCGTGGGCCAAGGGCGCGGTCGATACCGACGGTACCTCGCAGGGTGACTCCGGTCGACGGCAGACCGACTTCGATCTCGATTTTCGTTCGCCGAGGCATACTCCGCTGCAGCTGACTCCGATCGACCGGTCGTCTGTCGGGGCAGGCAGTCTGCCGTTGCCGCCGATTCCCAGTGGGGTCACGCCGGCTCATCTGCGCGACAAGGAAGACTTGCCGGCCGAGTCGACGGGGTCGATCCCATCGCCGCCGCAAGGGGGCGGGGTAGGCTCGCAGCAACGGGCCATTCAGCTGCACAACCGCTATCTCATCGCCGAAACGGACGAAGGGATGACGGTGATCGATCAGCATGCGCTTCACGAACGTATTCTCTACGAAGAGCTTCGTGAAAAGGCCATGGCACGGCGGCTTGAGGTCCAGCGGTTGTTGGTACCCGAGACCTTAAATCTCTCGGCCCAGGAGTTCGCAGCGGTCGATGGAGCCACCGAAACTTTGCTGCAGGTTGGCATTGAAGTCGAGGCCTTTGGCGGCGATACGATCCTCATTCGCAGCTATCCGGCCATTCTCGGACGCCGCAAACCGGCGGAAATCGTGCGGGAAGTGGTCGATCAACTGCTGACTGAAGGGAAGAATCTCGAAAAAAGAGATCTTTTGGACGAGCTGCTACATATGATGTCGTGCAAGGCCGCTATCAAGGCCGGAGACCGGCTTTCCAGCGAGGAAATCGACGCTTTGCTTGAATTGCGGCATTTGTGCCAGGACGCCCATCATTGCCCGCATGGCCGTCCTACGGCATTAGTCTTTACGAAAGAGGAACTCGACCGGAGATTCCAACGCACGTAAAATAGTGAGTTTACCCTGGCTGGGGGCGTCGTGCTCTCGTCATGCTTATCCCCATCGTCCCCCATCGAGGTCTTACGGCTTCGAGATGAATTCATGATCTGCGTTAGTATCGGCCGCGGCCGACATAAACATATCGTTGCCGAGCACAAGCACCTCGTAGAGCAGGGGGCTCAATTGTGCGAATTGCGTCTCGACTATATCAATGGGACGATCAAGCTCAAACGGCTGTTGGACAATCGCCCCAGTCCGGTGGTGATTACTTATCGCCGCGAGCGCGATGGGGGGCGATATTCAGGCGACGAGCAAGAACGGCAAATGGTCCTACGCACGGCCATTGCCGAGCAAGTCGATTATGTCGATTTGGAAGAGGACATCGCGGCATCGATTCCTCGTTACGGCAATACAAAGCGGATCATCAGCTACCATAATTTCCGCGAGACGCCAGCCGATCTCGATGGTCTGCACAAACGGATGCAGCAGCAAGATCCGGACATCATCAAGATTGCCACGATGGCGAACTCGCCGCAAGACAACGTCCGAATCCTGGAACTGGTTCGCCGTAGCGAGATCCCCACAATCGGTCTTTGCATGGGCGATATGGGAATGCCTTCGCGAATTCTTGGCGGACGTTTCGGTTGTCCGTTTACCTTCGCGACTAGTTCCAATGAACGGACCCTGGCCCCTGGGCAAATCGGTTTTCGTCAGATGATCGATCTTTACCGGTATGAAGAGATCACCGACGAAACCGAATTGTTTGGTGTCGTGGCTGACCCGATCGGGCATAGCCTGAGTCCTCATTTGCACAACGCGGCCTTTAGCGAGCAGGGAATGAATCGCCGATATCTTCCCTTCCGCGTGCCCAGAGAACACCTAG belongs to Bremerella alba and includes:
- a CDS encoding polyribonucleotide nucleotidyltransferase encodes the protein MEVIRVEKQIGNATLSLETGFLAKQAHGAVLVQYGETVVFVATVSGPSRPGTDFFPLTCDYRERTAAAGKFPGGFIKREGRPTTKEILSSRLMDRPIRPMFPKGYHDEVQIQASVVASDRMYDGDVLAMNGASAALCISHLPFQGPLAAVRVGRVDGEIVAFPTFEQLEQSDLDLIISGNKESVLMIEGFSREMPEDEMADAIMKAHEVVKEICDLQAELTAKVGKAKMEYPEPDDGGLYQKLTDTCYADLKAAKQTTGKQDRADKVRELKTKVKEELIPDPQAEGAFDESLFGTAWHDLEERVVRDLILSGTRTDGRDAKSLRAIECKVDVLPRVHGSAVFQRGETQSLITVTLGTPRDEQRVDGLIDEYSKKFMLDYNFPSFSVGECRPIRGPGRREIGHGALAERSVNPVLPSPEDFPYTVRVISDILESNGSSSMASVCGATLALMAAGVPITNPVAGISIGLVKEGDDYVLLTDILGEEDHHGDMDFKIAGTQNGITGIQLDLKIKGINEDIIRKTLVQAREARIEILRNMLTTISQPKEETSKFAPRMMRTKINPEKIGLLIGPGGKTIRAIQEETGATLDVEDDGTVIVASGNLEWAEAAMARVQAITGEVEVGKIYEGRVTSVKDFGAFVEILPGRDGLCHISELSTEYVSDVNSVVKVGDILAVKVLLVDEHDRVKLSHKATLPGGEAPAGDGDEEMAAAGSRDGGGRGRDRGDRGGDRGGDRGGRGGDRGGDRGGDRGRRRPRRED
- the aroE gene encoding shikimate dehydrogenase, with protein sequence MICVSIGRGRHKHIVAEHKHLVEQGAQLCELRLDYINGTIKLKRLLDNRPSPVVITYRRERDGGRYSGDEQERQMVLRTAIAEQVDYVDLEEDIAASIPRYGNTKRIISYHNFRETPADLDGLHKRMQQQDPDIIKIATMANSPQDNVRILELVRRSEIPTIGLCMGDMGMPSRILGGRFGCPFTFATSSNERTLAPGQIGFRQMIDLYRYEEITDETELFGVVADPIGHSLSPHLHNAAFSEQGMNRRYLPFRVPREHLGVFFNEVCPQLGVKGLSITIPHKESAVLFVKRPDDAVKGVGATNTIIFDTEGPSGFNTDCDSAMESLDTMLLPEQQGGSLEGLKVLMLGSGGVARGVVWSLIQRKANVTISSRTLENSEELAQQFNCRHIHWEDRGSVQPDVLINGTPVGMHPNVNETPFEKRWIKPNMVVFDTVYNPEQTLLIKEAKAAGARVVTGVEMFVRQAALQFKHFTGVETSRDLMRSTLKRLTGAVRTG
- the mutL gene encoding DNA mismatch repair endonuclease MutL, translating into MPKIQQLSTSVVNKIAAGEVIERPASAVKELMENSLDAGATRIDVTIEHGGAELIRIADDGCGIAPEDMALTIASHATSKIGNADDLFHVRTLGFRGEALASISEVSHFLLRSRTHDSDCGNEMLVHGGSVQEAQPCGCPPGTIIEIRNLFYNTPVRKKFLKTTQTEFGHISEAFTRMALAFPHVHFSLKHGTRLVHDLPPCQDLRERIRVFFGEEIADQLIEVESENDQVTLCGYVGNPRFSRSNNRMQYLFLNGRFIKDRALQHALGEAYRGLLLHGRYPISFLRMSMPPEMVDVNVHPTKLEVRFQDSGRIYSQLLGTLRTKFLSSNLDATYRPSGDESNTVHGESQSSEALREELVAWAKGAVDTDGTSQGDSGRRQTDFDLDFRSPRHTPLQLTPIDRSSVGAGSLPLPPIPSGVTPAHLRDKEDLPAESTGSIPSPPQGGGVGSQQRAIQLHNRYLIAETDEGMTVIDQHALHERILYEELREKAMARRLEVQRLLVPETLNLSAQEFAAVDGATETLLQVGIEVEAFGGDTILIRSYPAILGRRKPAEIVREVVDQLLTEGKNLEKRDLLDELLHMMSCKAAIKAGDRLSSEEIDALLELRHLCQDAHHCPHGRPTALVFTKEELDRRFQRT
- a CDS encoding two-component system sensor histidine kinase NtrB, with amino-acid sequence MDHHSSPHNSSEPSREKSRDQYLVDQYNEIARLAGSLAHEIKTPLSVIRMNMELLAEDLDDPQTPQQRRAKQKIQTVQEQCERLQGLLNDFLRFARIRDLNLLPGNLNEQIERVLSFVEPQADRQGVEIIRYLDSELPSIDLDAELLYSALLNLVVNAIQAMPDGGSLMVQTREFRNGVLLRLVDTGCGMSDTTAIRMFDPFYSTKEGGSGLGLPLAKKIIEAHHSIIDVQSELGRGTQFTLEFPLPKRIGRKQDSP
- the rpsO gene encoding 30S ribosomal protein S15, translating into MSITKEKKNDAIQDFKRGGEDTGSPEVQIAILTSRINSLTEHMKKHHKDYATRRGLLAMVSRRRRLLDYLKRHDPQKYLDMLARLGIRK
- a CDS encoding sigma-54-dependent transcriptional regulator gives rise to the protein MTSAPQNQTQADTLDVQPDQFRVLVVDNDKAHAMTMAESLERIGFVCTVATSGPEGAEKIMAEPFEIVVTDLVMNDIDGMGILQLTKEHRPNCEVIVVTGHATVSTAVEAMQNEALNFLEKPLTPDKLRAATLKAAQTIQLKRQNSELMRRLDEKFGFEGLIYSSNKMRQVVQRLQRIAPTDASVLILGETGTGKEVVAQAIHQNSPRKKKPFVPLNCAELSEHLLESELFGHAKGAYTDAASERIGRLEYANGGTLFLDEIGDMPLATQVKLLRVLESGEITRVGENKPVRINVRLLSATNANLETAIAAGTFRSDLYHRLRIVTVQLPPLRDRPDDILPLFDHFLKSFSKKHDKKIRGIDRTVFQRCLDYDWPGNVRQLRNFAESMVVLDLDGTIGLDDLPPELIQEGDDLVAPVDPNPAVSANGEMPSMVGQPISEVEKWLIGETLKATSGNREEASKMLGIGERTLYRKIKEYGLRGD